A window of Nitrospira sp. genomic DNA:
CACGATTGAGTATTGGCTTGGGACCCGCGAAGGTGAGACCATGAGTCTCGAATGGGCTCAGGTGTACCTCGATCATCAGAAGCGCAACGTCGAGATCCGGCTTGCGTCAGAGACTACAAAGACGGAAGAAGAACGAGTGGCCGTGATGGGCGGAGACCTTTACGATGTCCTCGCTGCATGGTATAAGCAGACTTCGGACTTGCATCCGGATTGCCGGTGGGTCTGTCACCTCAACGGGAGAAAGCTGGCTTCCATCAAGTCTTCCTGGCGAACCGCCTGCGTCAAAGCCGGACTCGGGCGATTTGAAAATCCCAAGGGGCGTTTTGTTGGAAACCGGCGCTATCGTGGGGCGTTAATCCACGACTTCCGTCGGACGGCGGTCAGTAACATGGAGGATGCCGGGGTGCCAAGAAAGGTGGCGATGGCAATCAGTGGTCACAAGACCGATTCCGTCTACCGACGGTACCACATCGTGAAGAGATCCGACCTCGTCGAAGCCGGGCGCAGGCTCCTGGAACACCATGAGCGGAAGCACAGTCGCGGTGAACAGCTGGTGAACAGTTCGGGGTCGGAGCGTTCGGCGGGCAAGACCAGAAACCCTTAGAAATCAATAACGTGGCGGTGTAGCTCAGTTGGTAGAGCAGCGGACTCATAAGCCGCGGGTCACCCGTTCGATCCGGGTCACCGCCACCAAACCGCACTTCGTGAGAGCCGCGGGCTCTCCATCGGTTTAACGTCATTACGCCCGCGGATAGACACCTCCAGTGTTTCTTCTCACCTAAGATGTCGCTCGTGCCGGCGGCTCATCAAGCGAAGCGTCTCCCCGATTGACGCCGCCGGAGAAAC
This region includes:
- a CDS encoding tyrosine-type recombinase/integrase, with amino-acid sequence MGRTSGGGTVTRIGEKRYLIKWHQGRGRPNIRKVIHGTRETAGRVLQTLRERFYGGLFGWPQQLETKVRVLTQLVVADYKANNYKSLKNAEQLHAFWNTFAGNMLAETVSATDLRNWATEWRENGLSPARVNRRISFLLRAYRLGLAGRPPLVTSVPQWTKLKESPPRSGYRSWQEFVKVRALLPPHARIPVTIEYWLGTREGETMSLEWAQVYLDHQKRNVEIRLASETTKTEEERVAVMGGDLYDVLAAWYKQTSDLHPDCRWVCHLNGRKLASIKSSWRTACVKAGLGRFENPKGRFVGNRRYRGALIHDFRRTAVSNMEDAGVPRKVAMAISGHKTDSVYRRYHIVKRSDLVEAGRRLLEHHERKHSRGEQLVNSSGSERSAGKTRNP